One Vicia villosa cultivar HV-30 ecotype Madison, WI linkage group LG5, Vvil1.0, whole genome shotgun sequence genomic window, GTAACATTGTGCTAGATTACTTCTCATGTCTTGACCCGAAGAACTCTTTTTCCAAGTTTCATGTTGATAAGCTTGTTCGTCTTGCTGATATTTATCATGCAGACTTTTCTAATGATGATCGTGGAACAATAAGGGAGCAACTTGAGACTTATGTACATCAAGTGAAAAGGCATGCTTCATTTACTTcttgtgaagatgttcaaagtttggctatgaagatggttcaaactAAGAAACATTTGGTATTTCCATTGGTCTACAAACTCATTGAGTTGGCTTTGATATTGCCGGTGTTGACAACATCCGTCGAAAGAGCTTTTTTAGaaatgaagattatcaagtctaatttgcgcaacaagatcaacgatgtgtgattcaatgacttgatgatatgttacaccgaacgggagatattcaagtcacttaaagatgttgatattatacgaacatt contains:
- the LOC131604979 gene encoding uncharacterized protein LOC131604979, with the translated sequence MDEEIPVRGRSRREGRTVTNLHHYCAEIFYVAIDKICVEMDHRFSEGSNIVLDYFSCLDPKNSFSKFHVDKLVRLADIYHADFSNDDRGTIREQLETYVHQVKRHASFTSCEDVQSLAMKMVQTKKHLVFPLVYKLIELALILPVLTTSVERAFLEMKIIKSKALYD